A part of Paroedura picta isolate Pp20150507F chromosome 7, Ppicta_v3.0, whole genome shotgun sequence genomic DNA contains:
- the LOC143841949 gene encoding taste receptor type 2 member 8-like, with translation MATVLIVSFVFLVVETLTGLVANGSIVLIHFIDWFRSRKLSPTDLILTCLGLARLLLQAIMILGITLFVLLKVSQNNVLFPLTGIWKFTNSLNLWFAACLSVFYLAKIAIFSHPLFLRVKQRLPGLVPWLLLGSATSSAVKTIIVNTAWGYGSSTCSFNISPVSNRSHALMNISGKCLPFTTLYTALDIVPIMVFLSSTAFLISSLWKHMRSMQQTGTGTRDLNTQAHMTAIKALGSFAVLYLIYIAMTTLQSILVWKTQLTWTVMLLTVNV, from the exons ATGGCTACCGTATTAATTGTCAGCTTTGTATTTCTGGTTGTGGAAACCCTTACTGGATTGGTGGCCAATGGATCGATTGTCCTCATTCATTTCATCGACTGGTTCAGAAGCAGGAAACTCTCCCCAACGGACCTGATCCTGACCTGTCTTGGCTTAGCCAGACTTTTGCTGCAGGCCATCATGATTTTGGGCATAACTCTATTTGTTTTGCTTAAAGTCTCACAGAACAACGTACTATTCCCACTGACAGGCATATGGAAATTTACAAACAGTCTGAACCTTTGGTTTGCTGCCTGCCTCAGTGTTTTCTACTTAGCAAAGATcgccatcttctcccaccctctTTTTCTCCGAGTCAAGCAACGACTCCCTGGGCTGGTGCCCTGGCTGCTCCTGGGCTCTGCGACCTCTTCAGCTGTCAAGACTATTATTGTTAACACAGCCTGGGGCTATGGCTCATCTACCTGCAGTTTCAACATTTCACCTGTAAGCAACAGGAGCCATGCATTAATGAACATCTCAGGCAAGTGTCTACCTTTCACTACTCTATATACTGCCTTGGATATTGTTCCCATTATGGTATTTCTGTCCTCGACTGCCTTTTTAATAAGTTCTTTGTGGAAGCACATGAGAAGTATGCAACAGACTGGAACTGGCACCAGGGATCTGAACACACAAGCGCACATGACTGCCATCAAAGCTCTGGGTTCCTTTGCAGTTCTGTACCTGATCTATATTGCCATGACTACTTTACAATCCATCCTTGTCTGGAAGACCCAGCTCACCTGGACAGTGATGCTGCTTACT GTAaatgtgtaa